One window from the genome of Eucalyptus grandis isolate ANBG69807.140 chromosome 7, ASM1654582v1, whole genome shotgun sequence encodes:
- the LOC104430900 gene encoding receptor-like protein EIX2 — protein sequence MPRDSSLCIILVSISILAWLSTCDGNIPAGNCSESDREALIDFKSGLQDPHYLLSSWQGNDCCRWQGIGCDERTGGITSIDLHGNSGTYSYWLSGEIRPSLAQLKSLRFLDLSSNNFDGVPIPKFVGSLENLQYLKLSSAGFDGAIPPNLGNLSNLQYLDLSSYSLSTNNLGWISGLGSLKYLALDGVNLSMVSSTWISVLNGFPSLSGLHLSDCRLSCSISSPGLVNFTSLAVLDLSFNSFDSEFPQWLLNVSSLVSVDMSYNGLYGRIPLGLGELPRLQILNLTHNFNLSASCTQLFQGSWKRIEVMDLANNKIHGRLPTSIGKITTLSNFDLSWNLVGGGIPSAIGSLCSLVNFDLSNNNLTGTLPEILQRGSEICDSQSSLPNLRYLRLNDNRLRGYLPSWMGRLKNLEELTLHYNFLEGSIFSSLGTLKNLTVLDLGRNQLNGTLPVDLGQLSELDVLDMSFNHLSGTLSEEHFANLRKMTTLDLSSNSFTLNVSADWMPPFQVETLYMGSCQIGPSFPAWLRYQNEITELYFSNASISGPVPSWFWDISSNLTLLNMSLNLLQGQLPNPLPTGSLANVDLSSNLFQGPFPLPNSLIGLLDLSNNQFSGGIPQNLGENLPFLTFLSLSSNKITGGLPESIGEMQLIQVIDLANNNLSGSIPPSIGNCLYLEVLDLQNNSLSGLIPASLGQLQELQSLHLSNNKLSGKLPSSFKNLSSLETLDIGNNQLNGTIPAWMAEGFIKLRILSLRSNALSGEIPHELSSLSSLQVLDLAENNLTGNIPSSFGDLKAMVEGQARIEYLFYGSGGGKYYEENFRVTMQSQRQLYTKTLSLVTSIDISGNNLGGEFPKEMTKLAGLLILNLSRNGIGGEIPESISSMSQLLSLDLSSNRLSGAIPRSMPSLSFLSYLNLSDNNFSGKIPYTQQMTTFDSSSYYGNSGLCGAPLNVTCLADEPDKPRTIEDSCGANEFIDQWFYLSVGLGYAAGILVPTVVLNIKGSWANSYFDFIDRIVRRWLPIGNRRAKLRRNR from the coding sequence ATGCCGAGAGATTCATCCCTTTGCATTATACTAGTCTCCATCTCCATTTTAGCATGGCTATCGACTTGTGATGGCAATATCCCTGCTGGGAACTGCTCAGAGTCTGATAGAGAAGCTCTAATTGACTTCAAAAGTGGCCTTCAAGATCCTCATTATCTCCTGTCCTCATGGCAAGGAAACGATTGTTGCCGGTGGCAAGGAATAGGCTGCGATGAGAGGACGGGTGGGATAACAAGCATTGATCTTCATGGCAACTCCGGTACGTACAGTTATTGGCTAAGTGGAGAAATTAGACCTTCATTAGCGCAACTCAAGTCTTTGAGATTCTTGGACTTGAGCTCAAATAACTTTGATGGCGTACCAATTCCTAAATTTGTTGGTTCTTTGGAGAACCTGCAGTATCTGAAACTGTCAAGTGCCGGGTTTGATGGTGCAATTCCTCCAAATCTAGGAAATTTGTCAAACTTGCAGTATCTTGACCTTTCTTCTTATTCGTTAAGTACTAATAATCTCGGGTGGATTTCTGGTCTTGGTTCTTTGAAATATCTTGCGCTTGATGGAGTGAACCTCTCAATGGTCAGTTCCACGTGGATCAGTGTGCTAAACGGGTTTCCATCATTGTCGGGGTTGCATCTGTCCGATTGTCGGTTATCTTGTTCAATATCATCACCTGGTTTGGTGAACTTCACTTCACTCGCTGTTCTAGACCTTAGCTTCAACAGTTTCGATTCAGAGTTCCCTCAATGGCTTCTGAATGTAAGCAGCCTTGTTAGTGTTGACATGAGTTACAATGGTCTATATGGAAGGATCCCTCTTGGTCTAGGCGAGCTACCACGTTTGCAAATCCTAAATTTAACTCACAACTTTAATCTCTCAGCCAGTTGCACTCAGTTGTTCCAAGGATCATGGAAAAGGATAGAAGTTATGGACTTGGCTAATAACAAAATACACGGAAGACTTCCCACTTCCATTGGGAAAATTACCACTCTCAGTAACTTTGACCTTTCTTGGAATCTGGTCGGGGGAGGAATACCGAGCGCCATTGGTTCGCTTTGCAGTTTAGTTAATTTCGATTTATCCAACAATAATTTGACAGGTACTTTGCCGGAAATCTTGCAGAGGGGATCTGAAATTTGCGATTCCCAGAGTTCTCTGCCTAATTTGAGGTACTTGAGATTGAACGACAATCGGCTGAGGGGTTATCTGCCAAGTTGGATGGGCCGACTTAAAAACCTTGAGGAACTAACTCTTCACTATAACTTTCTTGAAGGGtcgattttttcttctctcggGACTCTGAAGAACCTCACTGTTCTCGACCTTGGTAGGAACCAATTGAATGGGACTCTTCCCGTTGATTTGGGACAGCTTTCTGAGTTGGATGTTCTCGACATGTCTTTCAATCATTTGTCAGGTACACTATCTGAAGAACATTTTGCAAATCTACGCAAAATGACGACCTTAGATCTCTCATCCAACTCTTTCACTTTAAATGTCAGTGCCGACTGGATGCCTCCGTTCCAAGTCGAGACTCTTTACATGGGATCGTGCCAAATCGGTCCGTCTTTCCCCGCCTGGCTTAGATATCAAAATGAGATCACAGagctttatttttcaaatgccaGCATTTCGGGGCCAGTGCCAAGCTGGTTTTGGGACATTTCTTCGAATCTCACTCTCCTCAACATGTCTCTAAATCTGTTGCAGGGCCAATTACCTAATCCATTGCCAACAGGTTCTCTTGCAAATGTTGATCTCAGCTCTAACCTTTTTCAAGGACCGTTCCCTCTTCCCAATTCTTTGATTGGATTGTTAGACCTCTCTAACAACCAATTTTCAGGTGGCATTCCACAAAATTTAGGCGAAAACCTGCCGTTTTTGACCTTCCTCTCCCTTTCATCCAACAAAATAACAGGTGGGCTCCCAGAATCTATAGGAGAAATGCAATTGATTCAGGTCATCGACTTAGCAAACAACAATTTGAGTGGAAGCATTCCTCCAAGCATAGGAAACTGCTTATACCTAGAGGTACTCGACCTGCAAAACAATTCTTTATCTGGGTTGATACCCGCGTCATTGGGCCAATTACAAGAGCTTCAGTCTCTGCACTTGAGCAACAATAAGCTTTCAGGGAAACTTCCATCTTCATTCAAGAATCTGTCGAGCTTAGAAACACTAGATATTGGCAACAACCAATTGAACGGCACCATACCTGCATGGATGGCGGAGGGTTTCATCAAGTTAAGAATTTTAAGTTTGAGGTCCAATGCATTGTCTGGAGAAATTCCTCATGAGCTCTCAAGTTTAAGCTCATTGCAAGTGCTGGATCTTGCAGAAAATAATTTGACAGGTAACATTCCTTCAAGCTTTGGAGATCTTAAAGCAATGGTGGAAGGGCAAGCTAGAATCGAGTACCTATTTTACGGGAGCGGCGGAGGCAAGTACTATGAAGAGAACTTCCGTGTGACGATGCAAAGCCAGCGCCAACTGTACACCAAGACTCTTTCCCTTGTCACTAGCATAGATATCTCCGGAAATAATTTAGGTGGagaatttccaaaagaaatgaCTAAACTGGCTGGATTGCTCATTCTGAACTTATCAAGAAACGGCATTGGTGGTGAAATTCCTGAAAGCATTTCGAGCATGAGCCAACTGTTATCTCTGGATCTTTCAAGCAATAGGCTTTCTGGTGCAATTCCTCGAAGCATGCCATCATTGTCGTTTTTGAGTTATCTAAACTTATCCGATAATAACTTCTCGGGAAAGATTCCTTACACACAACAAATGACGACATTCGACTCTTCTTCATACTATGGAAACTCGGGACTCTGCGGTGCTCCCCTCAATGTCACATGTCTAGCCGATGAACCTGACAAACCAAGGACAATCGAGGACAGTTGCGGTGCCAATGAGTTCATCGATCAGTGGTTTTACTTGAGCGTCGGCCTTGGATATGCTGCCGGTATCTTAGTTCCGACCGTGGTCTTGAACATCAAAGGTTCTTGGGCAAACTCATACTTCGATTTTATAGATAGAATTGTTAGAAGGTGGTTGCCGATTGGAAATAGGAGGGCGAAGCTTCGAAGAAATAGGTGA